Proteins found in one Cheilinus undulatus linkage group 9, ASM1832078v1, whole genome shotgun sequence genomic segment:
- the cdkn1bb gene encoding cyclin-dependent kinase inhibitor 1Bb, whose protein sequence is MHGISGFTLVLDTAQRQGDTVVFQLCIFLVKTGRCRLFESFLPFFGGKMSDVRLSNGSPTLERTEPRVSDPPQPSLCRSLFGPVDHQELKRDLKRHLREMEEADSARWGFDFANHTPLTNSRFEWELVDCKDVPSFYNRQPRREKGVCSSGNNNVDLNGNHNCVVGAPSEDSDRSEAQMECTEQCTGRRKRPACHDPSVSDEVSFQSLSHSAEHTPRKISPKRQT, encoded by the exons ATGCATGGCATAAGTGGCTTTACGCTTGTTTTGGATACCGCGCAACGACAAGGAGATACCGTTGTTTTTCAGCTGTgcatttttcttgttaaaactgGACGCTGCCGgctgtttgaatcttttttgcctttcttcgGGGGGAAAATGTCAGATGTTCGACTGTCTAACGGGAGCCCGACGTTGGAGCGGACGGAGCCCCGGGTGTCGGATCCCCCTCAGCCGTCGCTGTGCAGAAGCCTCTTCGGCCCCGTGGATCACCAAGAGTTAAAGAGGGATTTAAAGAGACATTTGCGGGAGATGGAAGAGGCTGACTCCGCCAGGTGGGGCTTCGACTTCGCCAATCACACGCCGCTGACCAACAGCAGGTTCGAGTGGGAATTAGTGGATTGTAAAGACGTGCCGAGTTTCTACAACAGGCAGCCGCGGAGGGAGAAGGGCGTCTGCTCTTCTGGGAATAACAATGTGGATCTAAATGGGAATCATAACTGTGTTGTGGGGGCTCCGAGTGAAGACAGCGACAGGTCTGAGGCGCAGATGGAGTGCACGGAGCAGTGCACCGGGCGGAGGAAAAGACCTGCATGTCACG ACCCCTCGGTCTCTGACGAGGTTAGCTTTCAAAGCCTGAGCCATTCTGCAGAACACACGCCCAGAAAGATCAGTCCCAAGAGGCAAACGTGA